A region of the Zhihengliuella halotolerans genome:
CAGCTCGGAGATGTGCAGCAGGCCGTCCTTGCCCGGCATCAGCGAGACGAACGCGCCGAACGTCGTCAGCTTGACGACGGTGCCCAGGTAACGCTCGCCCACCTCGGGAATCTGCGGGTTCGCGATGGCGTTGATGGCGGAGCGGGCGGCGTCGGCGGACTCGCCGCTCGTCGCGCCGATGAGCACGGTGCCGTCGTCCTCGATCGAGATGTCGGCGCCGGTGTCCTCCTGGATCTGGTTGATCATCTTGCCCTTCGGGCCGATGACCTCGCCGATCTTGTCTACCGGGATCTTCACGGAGATGATGCGCGGTGCGAACTCGCTCATCTCGTCCGGCGCGTCGATCGCGGCGTTCAGGACGTCGAGGATGTGGAGGCGTGCTTCGCGGGCCTGCTTCAGCGCGGCGGCCAGGACCGAGGCGGGGATGCCGTCGAGCTTGGTGTCGAGCTGGATCGCGGTGACGAACTCGGAGGTGCCGGCGACCTTGAAGTCCATGTCGCCCATGGCGTCTTCGGCACCGAGGATGTCGGTCATCGCGGCGTAGCGGGTCTCGCCGTCGACCTGGTCGGAGACCAGGCCCATGGCGATGCCGGCAACCGGTGCCTTCAGCGGGACGCCGGCGTTGAGCAGCGACAGGGTCGATGCGCAGACAGAGCCCATGGAGGTCGAGCCGTTGGAGCCGAGGGCCTCGGAGACCTGGCGGATCGCGTACGGGAACTCCTCGCGGGACGGCAGCACCGGCACGACGGCGCGCTCGGCGAGGGCGCCGTGGCCGATCTCGCGGCGCTTCGGCGAACCGACGCGGCCGGTCTCACCGGTCGAGTACGGCGGGAAGTTGTAGTTGTGCATGTAGCGCTTGGTCTTCACCGGGGACAGCGAGTCGATCTGCTGCTCCAGCTTGAGCATGTTCAGCGTGGTCACACCCATGATCTGGGTCTCGCCGCGCTCGAAGATGGCGGAACCGTGCACGCGCGGCAGGACCTCGACCTCAGCGGTGAGCTGGCGGATGTCCGTCAGGCCACGGCCGTCGATGCGGACCTGCTCGGTGAGGATGCGCTGGCGGACGACGTGCTTGGTGACGGCGCCGAAGGCCTTGGCGACCTCTCCGGCGCGGCCCTCGAACGTCTTGCCCTCGCCGGCGAGCTCTTCCACGACCTCATCGCGGAAGGCGCCGGAGGCGTTGTCGCGCTCCTGCTTGTCGGCGATCGAGAAGATCTCGGTCAGCTTGGCAGTCGCGGCGGACTCGACGGCGGCGTAGACGTCGTCCTCGTAGTCGCGGAAGACCGGGAACTCGACGGTCGGCTTCGCGGCGCGGGCGGCCAGGTCGGCCTGCGCCTCGCACAGGACCTTGATGAACGGCTTGGCTGCCTCGATGCCCTCGGCCACGACCTCTTCGGTCGGGGCGGTAGCACCGCGCTCCTTGATGAGGTTCCAGGAGTTGTCCGTGGCCTCGGCCTCGATCATCATGATGGCGATGTCGTCCGCGGTCTGGCGGCCGGCGACGACCATGGAGAACACGGCGTCCTCGAGCTGGCTGTGCTTCGGGAAGGCGACCCACTGGGCGCCGGCGCCGTCGTCGACCAGGGCGACGCGGACGCCGCCGATGGGGCCGGAGAACGGCAGGCCCGAGAGCTGGGTCGACATCGACGAGGCGTTGATGGCGACGACGTCGTACAGGTCGTCCGGGTTGATGGACAGGACCGTGACGACGACCTGGACCTCGTTGCGCAGGCCCTTGACGAAGGTCGGGCGCAGCGGGCGGTCCATGAGGCGGCAGGCCAGGATGGCCTCCGTCGAGGGGCGGCCCTCACGGCGGAAAAAGCTGCCCGGGATGCGGCCGGCAGCGTACATGCGCTCCTCGACGTCCACGGTCAGCGGGAAGAAGTCGAAGCCTTCGCGCGGCTTCTTGCCGGCGGTCGTCGCCGAGAGCATCGACGTGTCTTCGTCGATGAGGACGTAGACGGAGCCTGCGGCCTGCTTGGCCATGCGGCCCGTCTCGAAACGGATCGTGCGGGTGCCGTAGCGGCCGTTGTCGATAACGGCCTCGGCGAATTGAAGTTCAGACAAAATGTCTTCTCCATCTCTGTTGGGACGGAGCGTCGGCCGACGCATTCATGCCACCAGCCGTGCACCGCGACTGCGGTGCCCGTGGTGACCGCTGCACCCGGTCTTCGATCGAGGCCCACGGCGTCCGTCCGGCTCTCGCTGGACGACCCCGTAGACCACTACCGAGGACCGCGAATGCCAAATGCTCGGGCTGCGCTCCAGATGTGATGTAAACGTGTATTCAGTTATCCGGGGCCAGCAGGCCCCGAGTACAGACTAAAGGCGGCACCCCGGGCTGGAAAACATCCAGACCGGAACACCGCCTCCGTGTCGCACCGAGCAAGCGGGCCTAGGGCCTTACTTGCGGAGTCCGAGACGCTCGATGAGCGAGCGGTAACGCTCGATCTCAACGCGCTTCAGGTAGGTCAGCATGCGACGACGGCGACCGACCAGGGCCATGAGGCCGCGGCGGGTGTGGTGGTCGTGCTTGTGCTCCTTGAGGTGCTCGGTCAGGTCCGAGATGCGACGGGTCATGACGGCGATCTGAACCTCGGGCGAACCGGTGTCGCCCTCGTGGGTTGCAAACTCGGTCATGATCTGGGTCTTGACGGCGGCGTCGAGGGCCACAATGAACTCCTATGAGTTGTACCGCGAACAGGTAGAGGCGCCGGGGCGCCGGCGCCCTCCACCGCGGACTGCAGCGGGCACCAACGATCAGTCTATCACCGATGTCCGGTACCCGGCCCTACGTCGTCGGCTCAGCCCGCCACGCGTGCGTGAAGTACGGCAGCTCGAGCTCCTGCCCGGTATCGAATCCGAGATGCTCGTAGAGGTACCATTCGAGGTTCGCGACGACCTTGGCCCGAGTGCCCTCCGGCGACCGCAGGTAGTAGGCCCGCGACTTGGCCAGCTCGATCAGGAACTCGGCAGTCACGGACTGCGTCCAGTGCTCCTCGTGCCGATCCCACACGCCGAGCCCCTCGCCCTTGGCCGGCTCAAACTCGGGCCGGTGCACGTCGCCGGCGTGCATGATGCGCGCCAGCCGGTGCACCCACGGCACCGTCACGTCGAGCTGATTCCAGACGAGCCCGAGGCCGGGGCGCCGCTCCCCCGCCGTCGGGCGAAGCAGCCTCAGGGCCTCGGCGGTAGCGGCCGTGGGATCCACCCAGTGCCACGCCTGGGCGCACACGACGACGTCGCAGCTCGCCGCGGGAAGTCCCGTCGCCTCCGCGCCGGCGCGCACGCGCCGGACGGCCGGCAGCTTGGCGCCGAGGGCTTCCAACATGCCGGCAGAGGGGTCGACCGCGGTCACGACCGCGCCGCGCGCGATGAGCTGGGCGGTGAGGATCCCCGTGCCCGCACCCACCTCGACAACGTCGAGCCCGGCGGCGGGCGCCCCCGTCCGCCCGGCGAGCAGGAAGTCGACCGCGGCGTCCGGGTACCCGGGACGGACGCGGTCGTAGTGCGCGGCGCCTGCGTCGAAGGCCTCGCCGTGTTCGGGGCGGACGCTCGGTGCCCGCGCGGGCAGATTCGGGATCGGACGGTCCGGGACGCTCATGATCGCGCTAAGCGGCGGACGCGTCAGCGGTGAGGATCGTGCGGGCCTTCGCGACGTCGTCGTTCATTTGGGTGATGAGCGATTCGACCCCGTTGTAGGCGACCATCGGGCGCAGCCGCTCGACAAACTCGACGACGACCTGCTGCCCGTACAGATCGAAATCCTCGACGCTCTCGTCGGGGCGGTCGATGACGTGGGACTCGACCTGGCGGGAGACGCCCACGAACGTGGGGTTGGTGCCGACCGAGATCGCCGAGGGCCAGCGGGTGCCGGCGGCGTCGACGAGCCAGCCGGCGTAGACGCCGTCGGCCGGGATGATGCCCGTGGACTCGGGTGAGAGGTTCGCGGTCGGGAAGCCGAGTTCGCGGCCGCGCGCGGCGCCGTGCACGACCTCTCCGCGCATGCGGTGCGGGCGGCCGAGCACTTCGGCGGCGGTCGAGACGTCGCCGGCGTGCAGCGCCTCGCGGATCCAGGTGGAGGACCAGCGGCGGTCGTGGCCGACGTCGTCGATGCCGACGACGTCGAACCCGTAGCGCCGACCGAGCTCGACCATGGTCTCGAAGTCGCCGTGGTTGCCGGCGCCGAAGCGCACGTCATGCCCGATGACGACGGCACACGCCTTGAGCTTCTCCACGATGATGCGGCGGACGAACTCCTCGGCCGTCGACCGGGCGAAATCGAGGGTGTAGTTGATCGTCAGGAGTGCGTCGAGGCCGGACTCGGCGATGAGCTGGACCCGATCGGTCAGGCCCGTAATGAGGTGCATGCCGCTTTCCGGCGCGTGAACCTGACGCGGGTGCGGATCGAAAGTGATGGCGACCGAGCTGGCGCCGCGACCGCGGCCCTCGTCGACCAGCTGCTGCAGGACGGCCTGGTGCCCGCGGTGCACACCGTCGAAGTTACCGATGGTCACGACGGCGGGTCCGAACCCGGCTGGTACGGCGTCGATGCCAGTCCAGTGCTGCACGTTTCTCCTTCGATTGCGAAGCTCTGCGGTGGCCGCTTGGGCTGCCACCGACTCTAGTATGGCCGGAACCCGACCGGGGCGCGGGCTCAGGCCTGCGGCTTCTCCGCCCCGCCGAGTACGGGCTCAGCGGGGACCGGGCGGTGCCGGAACAGCCACCACAACCCGATGATCGGCAGCAGCAATGGGATGTAGCCGTAGCCGTCGCCGAAGTGCGACCAGACAGCCGGGTGGGCGAAGAGCTGGGGCACCGCGAAGCTGAGCGTACCGACCACGAGCACGCCGACGAGCTCGAAAGCGACGGCGGCCGTGGACAGCGCCCAGCTGCCCTTCTTCTTCGAGGCGAGGGCGAAAGTCGCCACGATGTAGACGACGGCGGCCAGCGCCGAGAGCAGGTACGCGACGGGTGCGGCGTCGAAGTCCGTGGCGATCTGGTAGCCGGCCCGCGCGGATGCTGAGAGGGCGAAGACTCCGTAGACGGCGATGACGATGCGCCCGAGTCCGGTCTGTCGCTGGTTCATGCGAACACCCCTCCCTGCCAGATCTGCTCCATCCGCACGAGCATGACGAAGACCGTCGCGCCGACGGCTGCGAGGACCAGATTAGACCACCGGGTCTTGTCGGTGACGGCCCACCAGAAGGCAGCGACGGGGACGATGAGAGCTGTGAAGACGTAGCCCCAGAACTCCCAGGCCTCGCCGACGAGCGCCTCTCCCCCCAGCTGCCGGGCGGCGGCGGCGATCGAATAGACGATCAGGAAGAGTTCGACGGCGGCGACGGACAGGATCGCGACGTCGTCCGGGTGGTTGCGGAAGATCGTCGCGATCACGGAGATCACGACCGAGGCCAGGCACACGAGGGCGCCCGCGATGAAGAATCCTGAGGCGATCACGGTTTCGGGTTCAGCTCTCTTTCGAGGACGTGCGTCGGGTGGGGTGCTAGGAGCCGGCGGTCAGGAGGCGGCGAAGACGATCTCGGGCCGAGCCGCCTCGCCCTTGTTTTTCAGGAGCGCGACGACGGTGCCGTCCGGGGCAACGGCCGCGACGATCGCGTCGGTCTCGTTGGGCTCGATCCGGCGTCCGAAGGACAGCTCTGCGGCTTCGTGCTCCGTGAGTCGGCGGTTCGGGAAGAGCGCGCGGGCCGCGGTGTCGAGGTCGACCATCCCGAACTCTTCACTCAACTCCTCGATCGTGCGTGCCACATCGAGGCCGTAGGGGCCCACCAGGGTGCGCCGCAGGGCGGTCAGATGTCCTCCGACGCCGAGGTCCTCGCCGAGATCGCGGGCGAGGGCGCGGATATAGGTGCCGGAGGAGCACTCGACGGTAACGTCAACGTCGATGATCTTCCCGCCCTGCAGCCGGCGGACGTCGTGCACGTCGAATCGGCCGACCGTCACCGGCCGCGCCTCGAGCTCGACGTTTTCGCCCTTGCGCACGCGCGCGTAGGAGCGCTCGCCTCCGACCTTGATGGCGCTGACCGCCGAAGGGACTTGCATGATGTCGCCGGTGAGCTTCGCGACGGCGTCCGCGACGGACTCGGGAGTCACGGCCGCGGCGATGCGCTGCTGCACGAGCTCCCCCTCGGCGTCATCGGTGATCGTGCTCTGGCCGAGCCGGATCGTCGCCTCATAGGTCTTGTCCACGCCGACGATGTAGGTCAGCAGGCGGGTCGCCTTGTTCACGCCGACGACGAGCACGCCCGTCGCCATGGGGTCCAGCGTCCCGGCGTGGCCCACCTTCCGGGTGCCGGCGAGACGCCGCATCCGGCCGACGACGTCGTGGCTCGTCCAGCCCTTGGGCTTGTCCACAACGACGAGGCCGGACGCGGTGTTCGTCACCCGCGCGTTACCGCCGGTGCTCTCGCGCTTGCCCGTCACGCCCGCGGTTCCTCCGTGGGCTCCTCGTCGAAGTCCTCGTCGAGGTCCGCGTCGAGGTCGTCTTCGTCAACGGCCTTCTTGTAGGGGTCGGCGTCGCCAGCGAAGGCGGCGCCCTCGGCGAGTGCGGCCACCTCGGCGTCGCGCGCCTTGGCCTTGCGCAGGACGTCCTCCAGGTGCGAGGCGTTCACGGGAACCTCGTCGGGGACGAACTCGAGCGTCGGGGTCAGCCGGATCGTCAGGTTGCGTCCGACCTCCTTGCGGAGCACGCCCCGTGCCTTCTCGAGGGCGCGGGCGGCGTCCTCCTTGGCCGTCTCGTCGCCGAAGACCGTGTAGTACACGGTGGCCTGCTGCAGGTCGGACGTGACGCGGGCGTCGGTGACGGTGACGGCCTCGACGCGCGGGTCCTTGACGACACGGCCGAGCGCCTGAGCGACGACGACTTTGATGCGCTGCGCCAGACGGGCTGCGCGTGCCTGATCAGCCATGGTGGCCTCCTTGGAATTCTGAAGCTGAGTAGAACGTATCAGTTGAGCCGACGACGGCGGGCACCCTGCTGTCGGTGCCCGCCGTCATCGTGAGTGCGCGTCGATCAGACGCGCGGCTTCTCCTGCATCTCGAAGGTCTCGATCATGTCGCCTTCCTTGATGTCGTTGAAGGAGCCGAGGCCGATACCGCACTCGTAGTCCGTGCGGACCTCGGTGGCGTCGTCCTTGAATCGCTTGAGCGAGTCGATGGTCAGCTTGTCCGCCACAACCTTGCCGTCGCGCACGAGGCGCGCCTTGGTGTTGCGCCGGATGATGCCCGAGCGCACGATCGAACCGGCGATGTTGCCCCACTTGGACGAGCGGAAGACCTCGCGGACTTCGGCCGTTCCGAGCTGGACTTCCTCGTACTCCGGCTTGAGCATGCCCTTGAGGGCGTTCTCGATATCGTCGAGCGCCGCGTAGATGACCGAGTAGAAGCGCATGTCGACGCCCTCCTTGTCGGCCAGCTCCTGCACGCGCTCCGCCGGGCGGACGTTGAAGCCGATGATGATCGCGTCGTCGACCGTCGCGAGGTTGACGTCGTTCTGGGTGATGGCACCCACGCCGCGGTGAATCACGCGCAGCTGGACGTCGTCGCCCACGTCGATCTTGAGCAGCGAGTCCTCGAGCGCCTCGACCGCACCGGAAACGTCACCCTTGAGGATGAGGTTGAGGGTGTCGATCTTGCCCTCGGCCACAGCCTGGTCGAAGTCCTCGAGCGTGATGCGCTTGCGGCGCTTGGCCAGTGCGGCGTTGCGGTCCGCTGCCTCGCGCTTCTCGGCGATCTGGCGAGCCGTGCGCTCGTCCTCGGTGACGAGGAACGTGTCGCCGGCGCGGGGCACCGTCGACAGACCCAGCACCTGGACGGGACGGGACGGCAGCGCCACGTCGAGAGCTTCGCCGTTCTCGTTGAACATCGCACGCACGCGGCCGTGGCCGTGGCCCGCGACGATCGTGTCACCGACCGCGAGGGTACCGGACTGCACCAGGACGGTCGCGACGGCGCCGCGACCCTTGTCCAGGTTGGCCTCGATCGCGATACCGCGAGCGTTCTTGTCCGGGTTGGCGCGCAGGTCCAGCGCGGCGTCGGCCGTCAGCAGCACGGCTTCGAGGAGTTCATCGATGCCGTCGCGACGGAGCGCCGAGACCGGCATGAACATGGTCTCGCCGCCGTACTCCTCCGGCACCAGTCCGTACTCGGCCAGCTGGCCCTTGACCTTGTCCGGGTTCGCACCCTCTTTATCGATCTTGTTGACCGCGACGACAACCGGCACGTTGGCCGCGAGGGCGTGGTTGAGCGCCTCGATCGTCTGCGGCATCACGCCGTCGTCCGCGGCGACCACGAGCACGGCGATGTCCGTGACCTTGGCACCACGGGCGCGCATGGCCGTGAAGGCCTCGTGACCGGGAGTATCGATGAACGTGATTGCGCGGTCTTCACCCTCGTGCTCGGTGTGCACCTGGTACGCACCGATGTGCTGGGTGATGCCGCCGGCTTCGCCTTCGAGCACGTTCGTCTTACGGATCGCATCCAGCAAGCGCGTCTTACCGTGGTCGACGTGACCCATGACCGTGACCACCGGAGGACGAGCCTCAAGCATCTCTTCGGTCTCGGCGTCGAGCTCGCCATCGATGTCGATGTCGAACGCCTCGAGCAGCTCGCGCTCCTCGTCCTCCGGGGAGACGACCTGAACCTTGTAGCCCAGTTCCGCGCCGAGCAACTCGAAGGTCGCCTCGTCGAGGGACTGCGTGGCCGTCGCCATCTCGCCGAGGGTCATCAGGACCGTGACGAGGGCCGCCGGGTTGGCGTTGATCTTCTCAGCGAAGTCGGCAACCGAGGCGCCGCGGCGCAGACGGACGACAGTGTTGCCGTCGCCCTTCGGGACGGTGACGCCGCCGAAGTTGCGCTCGTTCTGCTGCTCGAATTCCTGACGCTTCGCGCGCTTCGACTTGCGCTGCTTGCCGCGCGAACCGCCCTTGCCGAAGGCACCGGCCGTTCCGCCGCGACCACGGCCACCGCCACGGAAGCCGCCGGGACCACCGCCGGGCGCGCCGCCCGGACGACCCGGTCCTCCGCCACCCGGACGGCCGCCGCCGCCGGGGCGACCGCCTCCGCCGGGAGCCGGTGCCGGACGCTGCTGAGGCATCATGTTCGGGTTCGGACGGCCTCCGCCCGCTCCGCCGGTTCCGCCCGGACGCGGAGCTGCCGGACGCGGACCGCCCGCTCCCGGTGCGCCACCCGGACGCGGAGCGCCCGGACGCGGACCGCCGGCGCCTGCTGCGCCACCTGGGCGCGGTGCGCCCTGGGCGCCGGCCGGACGGTTGCCACCGGGACGACCGCCGCCGTCACGCGAGCGCATGCCCTGCTGCGACGAGAACGGATTGTTGCCCGGACGCGGGCCGCCGCTGCGGCCTCCACCGGGACGACCGCCGCCGTCGCGCGAGCGCATGCCCTGCTGCGAGGAGAAAGGGTTGTTGCCCGGACGCGGTGCGCCCGGCTTGGGTGCGCCGGGCTTCGGGGCACCGGGCTTGGGCGCTCCCGGACGCGCTGCGTCGCCGCTGGGGGCCGGCTTCGAGGCCTCGCGGGCCTCGGACGGAGCCGGTGCCGGTGCTGCCGGCTTGGATTCCTCCGGCGCAGGCGCGGGGGCCTCCGCCTTCGCGGACGGCTTCGGTGCGGGCTTGGGGCCCGGCTTGATGCCTGTCGAGGGCTTGGGTGCGGCGGTGCCAGCCGGCTTAGCCGACTTCTCCGCTGCTGCGCCACCCGCGTTCGGGTAGGCGCTGCGTAGCTTCTTGACTACGGGGGGCTCGATGGTCGAGGAGGCAGAACGAACGAATTCGCCCATTTCCTGCAACTTCGAGAGGGCTTCCTTGGAAGGAATTCCGAGCTCTTTCGCGAGCTCGTGTACGCGGACCTTGGCCACATTTCTCCTGTCTCGGTCCGCCCCTCGCACGTTAAAGTTGCTAGGAGTGAACCGTCATGTTCTTACGTCTGCGGTGCGCGCCAAATGACGGCACACCTGCTGCGGCGCATAACTTTTGCTTCATAGCTAGGCGCTCATCGCTTGCCACTCATCGGGTTTCCATCAGATTTCTGACCCGCTTTCAGGTTGAACGGTTACGTCGGCGCGTTCACGAGCCGTGAACGCGTCGATGGCCGCTGAGATCGTCTCGTCGGCGGGCATGCGGACCTGGGCTCGAAAAGCCCGGGAGAATGCCCGTTTCCGGACGACCGTGGCGGCGCACTCCGGCCGCGGGTGCATCCATGCACCACGCCCGGACTTGCGTCGTCGTGGATCCGGGACGACAGACTTTCCGTCGTCGTCCTGGGTCAACGCCCAACGCAGCAGCGAGGACTGATCGTCTACCTGCCTGCATCCGATGCACGTCCGCTGCGGGCCTTCGACCTCGCTCACGTGACGCTCCATCCTCCGAATGCCGACCCCGCCGCGGTCACCTGGGTGCCGCCGGCGCGTCGTTTTGACCTGCCCTGTCCGCCCCGCAGAACGCGTCTCGGGACGCGTAGAGAGGGCAAACCACATACCAGTCTAGCGCTTCCGCGCCCTCCCGCGCGCCTCCCCACGCCCGAGCGCGTTCCGGGCACGGGCGGCGACGGGGGCGTCGGCGCGAGGACGTCAGGCCTCGGCCTGCGCGCCCGCTGCTTTCGCGTCGGAGATGATGTCGATGCGCCAGCCGGTGAGTTTCGCGGCCAGACGGGCGTTCTGCCCCTCCTTGCCGATCGCGAGCGAGAGCTGGTAGTCGGGCACGACGACGCGCGCCTGGCGCACCGACTCGTCGACGATGGTGACGGAAGACACCTTCGACGGCGAGAGCGCGGAGGCGATGAAGGTCGCCGGGTCGTCGCTGAAGTCCACGATGTCGATCTTCTCGTCGTTGAGGTCGTTCATGACCGCGCGGACGCGGGTGCCCATCTCGCCGATGCAGGCGCCCTTCGCGTTGATGCCAGCCTTCGTGGCACGCACGGCCATCTTGGTCCGGTGGCCGGCCTCACGGGCCAGCGCGATGATCTCCACGGAGCCGTCCGCGATCTCCGGGACCTCGAGTTCGAAGAGGGCCCGCACGAGGTTCGGGTGCGTGCGCGAAAGGGTCACAGACGGACCCTTGGTGCCCTTGGCGACCGAGGTGACGTAGGCGCGCAGGCGCCCGCCGTGCGGATAGGTCTCCCCCGGCACCTGCTCGGGCGGCGGCAGCAGCGCCTCGATCTCACCGAGGTCGACCTGAACCATGTGGGGCTTGTTGCCCTGCTGGATCTGGCCGGAGACGAGCTGCCCCTCGCGGCCCTTGAAACGGCCGAGGATCTGGTCGTCTTCAGCGTCGCGCAGGCGCTGCATGATGACCTGGCGCGCCGTCGACGCGGCGACGCGACCGAAGCCCTCCGGAGTGTCGTCGAACTCGCCGACGACGGTCCCGTCCTTCTCGATCTCCTTCGCCCAGATCGTCACATGCCCGGACTTCTCGTCCACTTCGGCGCGGGCGGCCGTGAAGGCGCCCTGCGTCTTGTGGTAAGCCGCCAGCAGGGCCTGCTCCATAGTCGGGATGACTTTCTCGAGCGAGATTCCACGCTCGCTGACCAAGAGGCGCAGCGCACTCATGTCGATGTCCATCTCAGGCCTCCTCTTCGTTACTGTCAACGATCGTGTCGACGATGTCCGGACCATGGTCTGGCCGGTTGAATTCCACTTCCACCTTGCCGCGGCGGATCTGCTCGAACGACAGCTCGACCGGGTCGCCGGTCTTGGGCTTCATGCCCTTTTTCACCGGCACGTCCGGAACCAGCACGACGCCGGCCTCGCCGACCTCCGTGAGGCGACCGGTGACGTTCTCCTCGCCGGAGAGGTTGGCCGTGACTTTGCGCCCGAGGTTGCGGCGCCAGTGACGCGGCTCGGTCAGCGGGCGGCTCACACCGAAGGACGAGACCTCGAGATCGTAGGGGGCTCCCGAATCGTTCGGGTCGGCGTCCAGTGCCGTCGAAACGGACTGGGACACGGCGGCGATGGTGTCGAGGTCGACGCTCTCGGTGCCCTCCGCGTGGTCCACGACCACGTGCACGGTGGGCTGCTTGCCGGAGTAGCGGATCTCGACTTCTTCGAGGAGCAGATCGTGGGAGGCGACTGCGGGCCTCAGGTACTCCGTGAGTCGTTGGGCCTCCGCTTGGGCATCTACCGGCTTGCCGGTCATTGTTCCTCCCACATATTCGATGTTGTGCAGACCAGACTAACCATTTTCTTCCGCGACCGCTCGTAGCCTTCTTTCGGAAACGGTCCGTGAATCGGTCCGCGACGCGTCGAACCGGTACCCGCCGCCACGCTCATGGGAAGATCATGGCAATGAATCAGCACGCCAGGGACACTCGCCACCGTCGCC
Encoded here:
- the rimP gene encoding ribosome maturation factor RimP, with amino-acid sequence MTGKPVDAQAEAQRLTEYLRPAVASHDLLLEEVEIRYSGKQPTVHVVVDHAEGTESVDLDTIAAVSQSVSTALDADPNDSGAPYDLEVSSFGVSRPLTEPRHWRRNLGRKVTANLSGEENVTGRLTEVGEAGVVLVPDVPVKKGMKPKTGDPVELSFEQIRRGKVEVEFNRPDHGPDIVDTIVDSNEEEA
- the nusA gene encoding transcription termination factor NusA, giving the protein MDIDMSALRLLVSERGISLEKVIPTMEQALLAAYHKTQGAFTAARAEVDEKSGHVTIWAKEIEKDGTVVGEFDDTPEGFGRVAASTARQVIMQRLRDAEDDQILGRFKGREGQLVSGQIQQGNKPHMVQVDLGEIEALLPPPEQVPGETYPHGGRLRAYVTSVAKGTKGPSVTLSRTHPNLVRALFELEVPEIADGSVEIIALAREAGHRTKMAVRATKAGINAKGACIGEMGTRVRAVMNDLNDEKIDIVDFSDDPATFIASALSPSKVSSVTIVDESVRQARVVVPDYQLSLAIGKEGQNARLAAKLTGWRIDIISDAKAAGAQAEA